A genomic stretch from Shewanella woodyi ATCC 51908 includes:
- a CDS encoding bifunctional aspartate kinase/homoserine dehydrogenase II gives MARGHLHKFGGSSLADADCYRRVAHILLTHGNSDDLVVVSAAGKSTNFLYKLLALKDSSQLWQEELQVLISFQQNLIEQLLSNEQARSLRERLSIDKYQLISLFSLDSLNEYKRSEVVSFGERWSARLLAALLRESGVAASDIDARSLLIADEGAIPQIRVDESRARVLKRVDDSPNERLIITGFICANSQGETLLLGRNGSDYSATLIASLANIGRVTIWTDVEGVFNADPNKINDAKLLKSLSLDEANRLAHLGSPVLHNRSLQPLFDTDVSLAVRSSYASHTDFTLIAPKSSSASAPVVTNLSSVSLFNFRLTAGLQSVIELLAEAGLIPLAHWKLAQNRVELAFTNENSKQVQSILELDAEPLGIADIRVREDLGLVALVSADSNLYRRGFARLLSRDARPLFNDGLSLVTLVPFGQVNLLTQKVHRRCAGPRKRIGVLLLGVGNIGEAWVDLFTRARTSLNKELEASVELVGLLSSKKALLKEEGISLSSWKEEFDQQATPWLYDHLFEQLQALECDELIALDISASADLTLQYPEFFARGIHVVSANKLAGSGPLAFYHELKQQLGNRRLFWRYNASCGAGLPVQHALNDLHNSGDNIEAVGGIFSGTLCWLFENYDAEKPFSQLVLEAKGLGITEPDPRDDLSGRDMQRKLLILAREIGHDIELEDIKLNSLVPAELADIPLEQFLVRISELDEEMLAQFNSAAELNKVLRYVAGLDFIDGELKAEVGIEWVDREHAYANLTPGDNVFVIRSSFYQDNPLIIRGPGAGREVTAAAVQSDLAQICRDLVQE, from the coding sequence ATGGCGCGTGGTCATTTACATAAATTTGGTGGTTCTAGTCTGGCTGATGCTGATTGTTACCGCCGCGTGGCTCATATCCTTCTCACTCACGGCAATAGCGATGATTTAGTCGTTGTCTCTGCCGCAGGTAAGAGCACCAATTTTCTTTATAAGCTACTGGCGTTAAAAGATTCGTCTCAGCTGTGGCAAGAGGAGCTACAGGTGCTGATCAGTTTTCAACAGAACCTGATTGAGCAGTTGCTCTCTAATGAGCAGGCAAGGAGCTTGCGCGAACGTTTATCTATCGATAAGTACCAGCTGATAAGCTTGTTCTCTCTCGACTCCCTTAATGAGTACAAGCGTAGCGAAGTGGTGAGCTTCGGTGAGCGTTGGTCAGCACGTTTATTAGCTGCACTTTTACGAGAGTCTGGTGTAGCGGCGAGCGATATTGATGCTAGAAGTTTGTTAATTGCCGATGAGGGGGCTATTCCTCAAATAAGGGTTGATGAGTCCCGTGCTCGAGTGCTTAAACGTGTGGATGATAGTCCCAATGAGAGACTGATTATCACCGGGTTTATCTGTGCCAATAGCCAAGGTGAGACTCTACTGCTTGGCCGTAATGGCTCAGACTACAGCGCCACCTTAATCGCAAGCCTTGCTAATATCGGTCGAGTGACAATCTGGACCGATGTTGAAGGGGTATTTAATGCCGATCCGAATAAGATTAATGATGCCAAATTGCTTAAGAGCCTCTCGCTAGATGAGGCTAACCGTCTGGCTCATTTAGGCTCTCCTGTATTGCATAACCGCTCACTGCAGCCTCTGTTTGATACCGACGTGAGTTTAGCGGTACGTTCAAGTTACGCATCACATACCGATTTTACTCTTATTGCACCAAAGAGTTCATCTGCCAGTGCACCGGTTGTGACAAATCTATCTTCAGTATCGCTATTTAATTTCAGACTGACAGCTGGACTGCAAAGCGTTATCGAGCTGTTAGCCGAAGCGGGGTTGATCCCGTTAGCCCATTGGAAGTTAGCGCAAAACCGAGTGGAGTTGGCATTCACGAATGAGAACAGCAAACAGGTGCAGTCGATACTGGAGCTTGATGCTGAGCCTCTAGGTATTGCTGATATCAGAGTGCGTGAAGATCTGGGGTTAGTCGCGCTCGTTAGCGCCGACTCAAATCTCTACCGCCGAGGATTTGCTCGTTTGCTAAGCCGTGATGCGCGGCCACTATTTAATGATGGCTTGAGTCTAGTGACCTTAGTGCCTTTTGGTCAGGTTAACCTCTTGACTCAGAAAGTTCATCGTCGCTGCGCCGGACCTCGCAAACGTATTGGGGTTCTGCTTCTAGGTGTGGGCAATATTGGTGAAGCTTGGGTCGATCTCTTTACCCGAGCGCGCACCTCATTGAATAAAGAGTTAGAGGCTAGTGTCGAGCTGGTGGGCTTATTGAGTTCAAAAAAAGCTCTCCTTAAAGAGGAGGGTATTAGCCTGAGTTCATGGAAGGAGGAGTTTGATCAACAAGCGACGCCTTGGCTGTATGACCATCTTTTTGAGCAGCTTCAAGCCCTCGAGTGTGATGAACTTATTGCCCTCGATATTAGTGCAAGTGCCGATCTTACACTGCAATATCCAGAGTTTTTTGCTCGTGGGATCCATGTGGTCAGTGCCAATAAACTTGCAGGTTCAGGGCCGCTGGCCTTCTATCATGAGCTTAAACAACAGCTAGGTAATCGCAGACTGTTCTGGCGCTATAATGCTAGCTGTGGTGCAGGCTTACCGGTTCAACATGCCTTAAATGATCTGCACAATAGCGGCGACAACATCGAAGCAGTAGGCGGTATCTTTTCTGGCACCTTGTGTTGGTTGTTTGAGAACTATGATGCCGAGAAACCGTTTTCGCAGCTTGTATTGGAAGCGAAAGGCTTAGGGATCACAGAGCCCGATCCCCGTGACGATCTTTCAGGTCGTGATATGCAGCGCAAGCTACTCATTTTAGCTCGCGAAATCGGTCACGATATTGAACTTGAAGATATTAAACTTAACTCTCTCGTACCTGCCGAGTTAGCCGATATCCCTCTAGAACAGTTTTTAGTACGGATCTCTGAACTTGATGAGGAGATGCTAGCGCAGTTTAACAGTGCAGCTGAGCTCAATAAGGTGCTGAGATATGTGGCGGGGCTGGACTTTATCGATGGTGAGTTAAAGGCTGAGGTGGGCATAGAGTGGGTAGACAGAGAGCACGCTTATGCCAATTTAACCCCAGGTGATAACGTCTTTGTTATTCGTAGCTCATTCTATCAGGATAACCCGCTTATTATTCGTGGTCCTGGAGCCGGTCGTGAGGTCACGGCAGCCGCTGTACAATCGGATCTGGCCCAAATTTGTCGGGATCTGGTTCAGGAGTAA
- the metF gene encoding methylenetetrahydrofolate reductase, whose protein sequence is MSFNHAQHSTSLNQSLAELNGDINVSFEFFPPASPEMEQLLWNSIRRLEPLNPKFVSVTYGANSGVRDRTHGVIERIQKETDLVAAPHLTLVDASDEELKELAKHYWNSGIKDIVALRGDLPEGSPKPTRFANDLVGLLRSVADFDISVAAYPEVHPDARNAQADLINLKKKIDAGANRAITQFFFDVESYLRFRDRCVTAGIDVEIVPGILPVTNFKQLKRFAGMTNVGIPGWLHKQFEGLDDDPVTRQMVGANVAIDMVKVLSREGVKDFHFYTLNRAELTYAICHTLGVRPGR, encoded by the coding sequence ATGAGTTTTAATCATGCACAACATTCAACGTCACTAAACCAGAGCTTAGCTGAGCTGAATGGCGATATTAACGTTTCTTTCGAGTTTTTCCCTCCTGCATCACCTGAAATGGAGCAGTTACTCTGGAACTCTATACGACGCCTTGAGCCACTGAACCCTAAGTTTGTTTCGGTAACCTATGGCGCCAACTCTGGAGTTCGTGACCGTACTCACGGTGTGATTGAACGTATTCAAAAAGAGACAGATCTGGTCGCTGCCCCGCACCTTACTTTAGTTGATGCCAGTGATGAGGAGCTTAAAGAGTTAGCTAAGCACTACTGGAATTCAGGTATTAAAGATATTGTGGCACTGCGAGGCGATCTGCCTGAAGGAAGCCCAAAGCCGACTCGCTTTGCTAACGACTTGGTAGGTCTACTGCGCTCGGTAGCTGATTTTGATATCTCAGTCGCCGCGTACCCTGAAGTTCACCCTGATGCGCGTAATGCTCAGGCCGATCTGATTAATCTAAAAAAGAAGATCGATGCAGGCGCCAATCGTGCTATTACCCAGTTTTTCTTCGATGTTGAGTCTTACCTTCGTTTTCGCGACCGCTGTGTGACGGCTGGTATCGATGTTGAGATCGTACCTGGCATACTGCCAGTGACTAACTTTAAGCAGTTAAAGCGTTTTGCTGGCATGACCAATGTAGGTATTCCAGGTTGGTTACATAAGCAGTTTGAAGGCTTAGATGATGATCCTGTGACTCGTCAGATGGTAGGTGCCAACGTGGCGATCGACATGGTCAAAGTCCTGTCCCGTGAAGGTGTTAAAGATTTCCATTTTTATACCCTAAATCGAGCTGAACTCACTTACGCTATCTGTCATACATTGGGTGTACGCCCAGGCAGGTAA
- a CDS encoding dienelactone hydrolase family protein, producing MKVILITDIFGVTEHLLQIQQGIAGAGWVCEVLDPYCGVDRQFTSEPVAYESFMAECGHKQYCDSVISKLDTADCPCVVIGFSAGASAAWKALDRLSPDSVSQLIGFYPSQIRHHLAVNPSVPVSLVFPAFEAHFDLDAVMASLAKKSLLMLSQTQYEHGFINFYSSAYYKLASSQYIDLLCNPKLLKDPNSMQLELARLSNKILDR from the coding sequence TTGAAAGTAATCTTAATCACAGATATTTTTGGTGTAACTGAGCACCTATTACAGATTCAACAAGGGATCGCTGGAGCAGGTTGGGTGTGTGAAGTGCTTGACCCCTATTGCGGTGTTGACCGACAGTTCACGAGCGAGCCTGTCGCCTATGAAAGCTTTATGGCTGAGTGTGGTCATAAACAGTATTGTGACTCGGTGATAAGTAAGCTTGATACTGCTGATTGTCCCTGTGTTGTAATTGGCTTTAGTGCTGGCGCTTCGGCGGCTTGGAAAGCACTTGATAGGCTTAGTCCTGATTCTGTATCGCAGCTAATTGGTTTCTATCCCAGCCAAATACGGCACCATTTAGCGGTTAATCCTAGTGTCCCCGTTAGCCTTGTTTTCCCCGCCTTTGAAGCGCATTTTGATCTGGATGCGGTGATGGCCAGTTTAGCTAAAAAATCATTGCTGATGCTTAGTCAAACTCAATATGAGCATGGTTTTATTAATTTCTACTCTTCGGCTTATTATAAGTTAGCGTCTTCGCAATATATTGATCTTCTCTGTAATCCAAAGCTGTTAAAGGATCCAAATTCGATGCAACTTGAGTTGGCCAGGCTTTCAAATAAAATACTGGATCGTTAA
- a CDS encoding cysteine-rich CWC family protein, with translation MTQTSATFCPLCRNKNLCAVSANGSIDECWCQTACFPPKAAVKELTDGSSCICQDCLSRIKQELALGLKRV, from the coding sequence ATGACTCAAACATCCGCTACCTTCTGTCCGCTGTGCCGAAACAAAAACCTATGTGCAGTCAGTGCTAATGGAAGTATTGATGAGTGTTGGTGCCAAACAGCCTGCTTTCCACCTAAAGCGGCTGTGAAAGAGTTAACCGATGGTAGCAGCTGTATCTGCCAAGACTGTCTCTCAAGGATTAAACAAGAGCTAGCGCTAGGCTTGAAGAGGGTTTAA